The window GTGCAAAGCTATTTTGCCATTTGGCGATACCTGGTAACTATTGGTACCGGTTTGGTTGGCAGGGGTTAGGCGCTCGGCTTTGCCGCCGCTTAATTTAATGCGGTACAGGTACTCCTGGGTAGCATTATCAGGCGACGCGGTAAAGTAAATATAACCGCCGGCCTCGTCAATACGGCTCAGGTTAATAATATCGTAATTACCGGTGGTTATCAACTTCTCTTTGCCATCCCTGTCTATACGCGATATGTGCCTCCAGCCGTCTTTTTCGCTCACCCATAAAAACTCTTTGCCCTTGTTAAGCCATTCCCAGCCAACCGGGTCTCCATCGTTCCAACGCGATTTTCCGTCTATCCAGGCCTTATCATTTTCTTCGTGTATCACACGGGTGCTTCCGTTTGATATGTTGCCAATTAAAATGCGGCTTTGGGTTTGTGCGCGGTTTAGCTGCTCAACAATGATCTCGTTAGGGTTGGTGGTCCACTCCATACGGGGCAGGTAATGCTGTATGGGGTCGCCGGGGATATTCATCCAGCTGTTTTTGCCGCTGGCTACATCCAAAATACCTATCCTGGCCGAGCTTGGGTCTTCGCCGGATACCGGGTACTCTACCGGTACCGTAAACGAGTAGGTAGAGTCGGTGGTGTTCAGCATCAGGTAATTCTTTATTTTGGTAGCATCTATCTGCCAGTAGGCTATCGACCGGCTATCAGGCGACCAGCGGAAACCATCCCGGCAATCCAGCTCTTCTTCGTAAACCCAGTCGAACGTGCCGTTTATCAGCTTTTTAGTGCCGTCGGTAGTTAATTGCTTAATGCTGTTATCTGCAAGGTTTTCTACATATATATTATGCTCGCTTACATAGCCCACTTTGCTTCCATCCGGAGAGAATTTGGCAAACATTAATGACGATGCAGGCAAGCCTTTGCCCAACTGCACCAGCTTTTTAGCGGCAAAATCATACACCCAGTAATCGCCGCGGGTATCATAACGCCATACGCGCTTGGTGTTATTGTTTATCAGTGCTTTTTGCCCATCGTCAGATATAGTGAACCTTCTGATGCTGATAGGTTGCCCGCCTTCGGGTGTTAGCATGGCCTTGGTTATCCATGCCGATTTTTTGGTATTGTCGCGCACATCAACCATAAAAACCTCGCCGCCCTGTACCTTGTAGTACTGGTAACCGTCTTTGGTCCAGTTGGTGCTTCGCTGGGCATTGGCAGTAAGCTGCAAAAGCAACAGCGATAAAAACACAAGGGAGAATGCCCCCCATCGATATATTTTCATAATCTTAGTTTGGATGTTGTTAATAATAAATAATGACTCAGTAAATTCGGCGTTAAATTAGTATTTTAAAGCCTTTGAATATATTATCCCTATGAAAAAAATATCGCTGTTGTTTTTAAGCTTTTTTATCTTGCTATCGGCCACCGCCCAAAACATCGACAGAAGTAAATTTATTAAGGACAGCCTTGATGTTTACATTAACAAGGCACTTACCAGTTGGCGTATACCCGGTGCTGCGGTTTGTATTGTAAAAGATGGCAAAATAGTGTTGATGAAGGGCTATGGCATTAAAGAACTGGGCATGCAAAACAAGGTAGACGAGAATACCCTGTTTATGATAGGCAGCAACACCAAGGCATTTACCGCAACCGCTTTGGCCATGTTACAGGCCGATAATAAGCTATCGCTTGATGAAAAGGTGACCAAGTATATACCTGAGTTTAAGCTGGAAAATAAAGCGGCAGGCGAAATGGCCATAGTAAAAGATTTGCTTTGCCACCGCTTGGGTTTCAAAACTTTTCAGGGCGATTTTACTTTTTACAACACTAACCTGGCCCGCCACGATGTTATTGAAAAGCTGGGTAAAATGAAAGCGGAGTACCCCTTTCGCACAAAATGGGGTTATACCAACGCGGCATTTTTAACCGCTGGCGAAATTATACCGCGTGTTACCGGCAAACCATGGGAGGTATATTTAAAAGAAAATATTTTTGCCCCGCTTGGCATGAGCAGCACCCTTGCCCTAACAGCCGATATGCCCAAGGCCCTTAACTGTACCGTACCGCACACCCTGGTTGATGGCCGCCTTACCGCTATACCCTATTGCAATATTGATGGTCTGGCACCCGCGGGTGCCATTAGTTCGTCTGTTAGCGATATGAGCAAATGGGTAATGGCTTTGCTGGATAACGGTAAAGTTGGCGGCAAGCAAATTATACCCGAGGCGGCAATAGCAGCCACCCGCCAGCCACAGGATTATGTATCAACAGCCAACTATTTAAATGGCGATATTGGATTTGAGTTATATGGCTTGGGCTGGTCAATACAAGATTATTGCGGGCGGCGGCTGGTAATGCATACAGGCGGCGTTAATGGCTATGTATCATCGGTAACGCTGGTGCCAAAAGAAAACCTGGGTATTGTGATACTCACCAACAGCGACCAGAATGAGCTTTATGAAGCTTTAAAATGGGATATTATAGATGCCTATTTTAAAAACAAAAATTATCATTACAACGATGTGTATTTAGAGTACAACAAGACTAACATGGCCCAGTTTCAGGCTATTGATAAGAAAATGCGCGACAGTACCTTACTTAACCTTAAGCCTCAACTATCTGCCAATAAATACACCGGCAAGTATGTGAACGACCTTTATGGCAGCCTGGAAATAACCCGCGGCGAAAGCGGCAACGACCTGGAGATTCGCTTTGAGCACCATCCAAAAATGTATGCCAAGCTACAGCCCCTGGGCGGCAACCGTTTTTACGTAACCTTTTCAGACCCTGTGCTTGGAAAGGCTATTTTCCCTTTTACGGTAAAAGACGGCAAAGTAACCGGCGTGCGTGTTAAAGTAGCCGATTTTGTAGAGTATAACCCGTATGATTTTAAGAAGGTGGAGTAGATAGATGTGCAGATTTTAAATGTGCAGATATGCAGATGAATTTGTCGGCCTAATTATTTGTTGTTGGTGACAACACCACAACTGTTAGGAAGAAACGAAACAACCCGTCATGCCGTCCGCCGGCTGGCGGATCGGCATCCCACATGCAAAGTGTAGATTAGAAAGGTGGACAGCATGCTAATTACCGTCCTGTGAGATCCTGAAACAAGTTCAGGATGACTGATTTTTAATCTTCCGAGCACCTATGGTGACAACACCAACAACGGCGGGAATTAAATCCCTCCTCGGGGAGGGATGCGTTTAGAAAATGAGCGTAAAGGCAGGGAGGGGTTTATATGAGTGTGGGTACAATCGACTTGAACACCTATTAACCCCTTCCTCCTCCTTCCCAGGGGAAGGAATCGCACATCCCCCCACTATTTGCCCTTGTTGGTGTTGTCACCAACAAGCCGCCATGCACTTAAACTGTAGTATCATTACCGTCCTAAAGGTTGTTGGAGAAAACTCCAACAACGGCGACCCACCCCCACCAGTAACTTAATCCACCATGTCATCTCGAGCGAGCGCAGCGACGAGAGATCTTGTTCATTATGCAAAGCTCGCCACCTACCAGTTGAACAAGATTTCTCGTTATCACTCGAAATGACAGCAAGGCAATTACAAATACTCCTGCAAACTATCCTTCAATAGTTGCACCAATTCCGGGTCGTTAAACGCGTAGTTGTCTTCAATATCCAGCACGATGATAGGGACATCATTTGGTTGATAATAGCGCTTTATAATATCGCGGTGTTTGTTTTCCATCACAAAAACAACATCGGCCCAATCGAGGGCTTTTTGATTGACCTTAATGCGTGACTTATCGCTGGTACCTGCCGAGCGTGCGTTATGGTAGACATGCCCTTTAAATAAAAGTTCGGCCGTTGGGCTGCGCCATTGGTTTTTACTACAAATGAATAGGAGGTTGGACATTATTTCCCCTTAGCATTCATATAATCCAGCGTTAAATTGCACAATGCTTTAACACCAAGGGTAAAGCCGCTTTCGTCGATATAGAAATCGGGCGTGTGGTGCGATGGCGCGGTTATGGCGTTGCCGCCTTTTGGCATGCCGCCTAAAAAGATGAACAAGCCGGGTACCTTTTGCTGAAAAAAGCTAAAATCTTCGGCACCGGTAACCGGCGGGCGCAGTAATACATTTTCGGTGCCGGCGGTAGCCTGCAAGGAAGGCAGCATTTGCGCGGTTAGTTTAGGGTCGTTATAAGTAACCGGGTAATGATTGCTGTAGGGTATCTTTATTTCGACAGTCGCACCCTGCGCCTCGGCGGTTTTGGTGGCTATCAGCTTTACTTTGTCTATTAGCAGGCGCTCGTCGCTTTCAGACAGGGCGCGAATGGTGCCCAGCATTTCTACGGTTTCAGGGATAATGTTAGACCGATTGCCGCCTTTAATTGCGCCAATGGTAACCACGGCGGGGTTTTCGGTAACGTTGATGTTGCGGCTTACAATAGTTTGCAGGTTATTAATGATCTCGGCCGCGGTCACTATCGGGTCGATACTCGACCATGGGTAGGCCCCATGTGCCGAGCGCCCTTTTACAATGATCTGCATATCGTTTACCGCCGCCATGGTACCGCCCGGGCGGTAAGTGATCTTGCCCACTTCAGTTTGCGAGTTAATGTGCAGGCCAAATATTACATCAACCTTTGGGTTTTCTAAAACACCCTGTTTTACCATTTCTTCGGCACCGCCTTTTTCGCCGGGTTCAACACCTTCTTCGGCTGGCTGAAAAATGAATTTAACCGTACCGTGCAAATCGTTCTTCATTGACGATAGCACCTCAGCAACCCCCATCAAAATGGCCATGTGCGAATCGTGGCCGCAGGCATGCATGGTGCCAACCTCCTGTTTGTTGTAAATGGCCCGGTCTTTTGATGCAAAGGGCAGTTTAACACGCTCTACCACGGGTAGGCCGTCCATATCGGCACGCAGGGCAACTACCGGACCGGGCTTGCCGCCTTTTAATATGCCGACCACACCGGTAGTGGCAACGCCTGTTTGCACCTGTAAGCCCAGGGCCTGCAAATGTTTGGCTATAATGCCGCTGGTGCGTACCTCGTGGTTGCCCAGCTCAGGGTGTTCATGAAAATCGCGACGCCAGGCAATCACCTTATCTTTCAAGGCATCGGCTTTTTTGCTTACCTGTGTTTTTAAGGCGGTTTGCGCACCTGCCGATAGGGTTATAAATGACAGGGATATCAGTAATAGTTTTTTCATGCACGTATAGGTTAGCTTGCTAAATATAATAAAAATACCATTCATCACATTTTTGGCAGGGTTGGTCACATTTATTTTATTAAGCAAGGCGGCTGCCTTAAGCTTGTATCATATTAAAAAACCATAATGAAATACAGCAAAATAGAGTTTTGGGCAGCGAATGCCTTATTTATCATTAGCCTGTTGATATTGCTTAACCACGGCCTTGAGCAGTACGGTTATATAGTAAGCCGGGAACATGCAGTGCCTAACTTTATATTTAACGTGCTGCTGCCACAGGTTGCCATTGTTTTAGCATCGTACGGCGCTTTCATGACTGTTAACTTTTACGCCATACCCAAACTTTGGGCCCGTGGTAAACGCGTAAAGGCTGTTGTTGTGATCATACTTGTTTTAAAAGCAATGGGCTTGATTTTCACCGTAGCCCAAAGCTATTTAGCCAGCTGGATATACCAGCAGTACGGCAACGGACTGGCATCAAACCTTACATTTTTAAGCCGGGGCTTTAGCATGGCTATTACCTTTTATATAGCGTATGGGGTGTATGTACTTATCCGCGAAGCGTTGATATACCAGTACAAATTACAACAAGCCCGCCAAACCCTGCGGTCGAAGGTTATACGCGAGGTTATTATCACGCTGTCCATTTGGGGGGTTTTGTTTATACCCGTTTGGGGGTTTTTAATGGCGACCAATCCGGGGCTTAGTGTAATTTATGTTGTCGGCCTGCCCTTTTGTTTCATCATTTATTTTGTAAATTTATACGCGCTTATCCCATATTATAAAAGCGAAAAAAAGGTAAGCGGATTAGTTTACTTTGGCCTGTTAATGCTGCTGGTAATTGGTGCCGGCTTCCTCGAGATCATGTTTTTGATGGCCTTTGCCTGGCGGTTTTCGTACATGGGGTATTTGGTTTACGTATGGGCTATTCCGGCGGTGTTGACAATCGGGTTATCATGGCGCGTTTACCAAGCCAATGAGGATACTTACCGGCAGCTGGTCAGCCTGCAAAGCAAGCTTGGGGCATCAAACGCTAACCTGCAATTTTTACGATCGCAAATAAACCCGCACTTTTTGTTTAATGCCCTTAACACCCTTTACGGTACAGCCCTTACCGAGCAAGCCGAAAAAACCGGCGAGGGCATACAAAAGCTGGGGGATATGATGCGCTTTATGCTGCATGAAAACAACCAGGACAGCATACCCCTAAGCCGAGATATTGAGTACCTGCACAATTATATCGACCTGCAAAACCTGCGCATAGCATTATCAGACAATATAAAGATCAAGGCGGATATAACTGACGAGTACAGCGATTTTAATATTGCCCCCATGCTGCTTATCCCATTTATAGAGAATGCCTACAAGCATGGTATAAGTTTTAAACAGGCATCGTGGATAACCGTAAGCCTGCAGGTGGCCGGCAATGTATTACAGCTTGATGTATATAACAGCCTGCATCCCGAAAAAGATAACGACCCCGAAAGGCAACGATCGGGCATTGGGCTGGAGAATGTTAAGCAGCGCCTGCAACTGCTTTACCCAAACCGCCACGAATTGGTTATACGCCAAAACACCAACGAATTTTTTATACATCTAACCCTGCACCTGTCATGAAAAAACTAATTACACTATTGCTGTGCCTTAGCACGGCCCTAAACACTTATGCCCAGTTTAGACTGAGCGGTAACACCGGCGGCGTAAAAACCGATAGCGTTTATTTAAATATCCCGTTTATTTATGGCTTTTATCATGATAACGATATTGCCATAGCGGTAGATAGTAAAGGAAACTTTAGTAAAACCATTTATTTACCCAAGCAAAAGTTTGCCACCCTAAATATCGAAGGCAAACACAGTAGTTTATTATTAACGCCCGGCAAATCTTTAGATATTAGGGTTAATACTGCCGATACAACTATCAGCAACTTTAAAGGTACATCAGCAGCCGAGAATAGCCTGCTGGCCAAATTACACCTAGACGATATTCCGTTTTTTTCAAAAGGGGGTAATAATCCTTATGTGAAACTAACACTGCCGCAATTGCAGCAGCAAGTTGTACAACCGTGGATGGCCATGCGCGATGAAAATATAAAGCTGATACGGTCTTCGGCCTTATCACAGGCTTATAAAAACCTGATAGAGCAGGAAGTTAGGGCATTTGCCCTAACCCAACTAAACGATTTTGCACGTGGCATTTTAGAGACCGGCCGTAAACAGATCTTTGAATTTGTACTAAGTGTTTACCAGGATGCTCCGCTGATGGCATCTGCTTTACCGGCAGGTCCGCGCTACTATAACTTTGCCAACAGCTACATTGGCTATTACGAAACGTTGGCATTTCAGGGGCTATCTGACGAGCAAATGAAAGACCCTAAAACCTATATCAAATACTTTAATATAAGGCTTGACAGCGGCAACCGGGTGGCTAAAGAAAAAGGCAAACTGTTTGTAAACTGGATAGTGGTACATAATCAATTTGACAAGCGTATAGCCGAAAATTGGCTGGCACAGGCTATTGATACCAAATGTTTAAGCAAAGACATAGCAGAGGCAAAACCCTTGCTTAGCGAGCTTAAAAACTACTACCCAAAAAGCGAATATCTGCTCATGTTAACGGTTAAAGTAAAACAGCTTGAAACCCTGCTGGCTAAAAATGCCGATAACAAAGAGATACAAATTGCCGATGGATATAACAAAATGACATCTATTTACCAGGCGATAAGTAAGTTTAAAGGCAAAGTGGTTTATCTGGATATTTGGGGCACATGGTGCGGCCCATGCAAGCAGGAAATAAAGTATAACCCCGCCCTAAAGCAATATTTTAAAGGCAAAGACGTAGCTTTTGTTTACCTTGACATGGACGACGATGAAAAAGATGGTAAATGGCGCGATTTTATAAAAGTAAACGGCATGACAGGCTTACATTTGCGCAAAAGCCGAAGTGATATTCAGCCGTTTTGGGATGAGTTGATGCCTAAGGGCGATGATACCCGTTATTACCCAATGTATTTTATATTTGATAAAACCGGCAAATTGGTACAACCCAACGCCAAACGCCCCAGCGACAAAGAAGAATTGTATAAACAGATAGCGCAGTATTTATAATGATAAGAGCCATTGCTATAGATGATGAACCCCTGGCCCTTGAGGTAATAAAGTCGCATGCGGCTAAAGTGCCTTTTTTAGAGGTTTTGGCTTATTTTACAGATGCGCTCAAAGCCATTGAATATATGGCATCCCACCCTGCCGACCTGCTGTTTTTAGATATCAAAATGCCCGACATATCGGGCATAGAGCTATTTGAAAGCTTGCAGCAAAAGCCCATGGTGGTATTTACCACCGCATACACCGAGCATGCGGTACAAAGCTACGAGCTAAACGCGGTAGATTATCTGCTAAAGCCATTCCCGTTTACCCGCTTTTTAAAGGCATGCCACAAGGCCAACGATCTATTGCAGGCCAGGCAAAACCATAAACCGGCACCTGCCGATAGTATTTTTATTAAAGCCGGTTACGAGCAGGTTAAAATTACCTATAGCGATATACTTTACCTGGAAAGCGGGGGTAATTACATGAGCTTTGTATTAGCAAACGGTAAAAGCATTCTATCGCGATTGACCATTACAGATGCGCTGGCTTTACTGCCTCCGCAGCA is drawn from Inquilinus sp. KBS0705 and contains these coding sequences:
- a CDS encoding S9 family peptidase, whose product is MKIYRWGAFSLVFLSLLLLQLTANAQRSTNWTKDGYQYYKVQGGEVFMVDVRDNTKKSAWITKAMLTPEGGQPISIRRFTISDDGQKALINNNTKRVWRYDTRGDYWVYDFAAKKLVQLGKGLPASSLMFAKFSPDGSKVGYVSEHNIYVENLADNSIKQLTTDGTKKLINGTFDWVYEEELDCRDGFRWSPDSRSIAYWQIDATKIKNYLMLNTTDSTYSFTVPVEYPVSGEDPSSARIGILDVASGKNSWMNIPGDPIQHYLPRMEWTTNPNEIIVEQLNRAQTQSRILIGNISNGSTRVIHEENDKAWIDGKSRWNDGDPVGWEWLNKGKEFLWVSEKDGWRHISRIDRDGKEKLITTGNYDIINLSRIDEAGGYIYFTASPDNATQEYLYRIKLSGGKAERLTPANQTGTNSYQVSPNGKIALHNFTNAYTPYISEVVSLPDHKHLSGDEVKLATDAKNKTEFFKVKTVDGVEIDGWMKKPTNFDPTKKYPVVFYVYGEPAAQTVTDTWGAGQNNMYNGNMADDGYIYISVENRGAPAPKGTAWRKSIYKNIGVINVRDQAMAAKEILKWPYVDSTRVAVWGWSGGGSSTLNLMFQYPDIYKTGIAVAAVGDQFTYDNVYQERYMGVPINEEGRAAFIKGSPITYAKNLRGNLLYIHGTGDDNVHYKNAEELINELVKYNKQFQLMSYPNRTHGIFEGPGTTAHLHTLYTNYLKQYCPPGGR
- a CDS encoding serine hydrolase, encoding MKKISLLFLSFFILLSATAQNIDRSKFIKDSLDVYINKALTSWRIPGAAVCIVKDGKIVLMKGYGIKELGMQNKVDENTLFMIGSNTKAFTATALAMLQADNKLSLDEKVTKYIPEFKLENKAAGEMAIVKDLLCHRLGFKTFQGDFTFYNTNLARHDVIEKLGKMKAEYPFRTKWGYTNAAFLTAGEIIPRVTGKPWEVYLKENIFAPLGMSSTLALTADMPKALNCTVPHTLVDGRLTAIPYCNIDGLAPAGAISSSVSDMSKWVMALLDNGKVGGKQIIPEAAIAATRQPQDYVSTANYLNGDIGFELYGLGWSIQDYCGRRLVMHTGGVNGYVSSVTLVPKENLGIVILTNSDQNELYEALKWDIIDAYFKNKNYHYNDVYLEYNKTNMAQFQAIDKKMRDSTLLNLKPQLSANKYTGKYVNDLYGSLEITRGESGNDLEIRFEHHPKMYAKLQPLGGNRFYVTFSDPVLGKAIFPFTVKDGKVTGVRVKVADFVEYNPYDFKKVE
- a CDS encoding protein tyrosine phosphatase — its product is MSNLLFICSKNQWRSPTAELLFKGHVYHNARSAGTSDKSRIKVNQKALDWADVVFVMENKHRDIIKRYYQPNDVPIIVLDIEDNYAFNDPELVQLLKDSLQEYL
- a CDS encoding amidohydrolase, whose product is MKKLLLISLSFITLSAGAQTALKTQVSKKADALKDKVIAWRRDFHEHPELGNHEVRTSGIIAKHLQALGLQVQTGVATTGVVGILKGGKPGPVVALRADMDGLPVVERVKLPFASKDRAIYNKQEVGTMHACGHDSHMAILMGVAEVLSSMKNDLHGTVKFIFQPAEEGVEPGEKGGAEEMVKQGVLENPKVDVIFGLHINSQTEVGKITYRPGGTMAAVNDMQIIVKGRSAHGAYPWSSIDPIVTAAEIINNLQTIVSRNINVTENPAVVTIGAIKGGNRSNIIPETVEMLGTIRALSESDERLLIDKVKLIATKTAEAQGATVEIKIPYSNHYPVTYNDPKLTAQMLPSLQATAGTENVLLRPPVTGAEDFSFFQQKVPGLFIFLGGMPKGGNAITAPSHHTPDFYIDESGFTLGVKALCNLTLDYMNAKGK
- a CDS encoding histidine kinase, which produces MKYSKIEFWAANALFIISLLILLNHGLEQYGYIVSREHAVPNFIFNVLLPQVAIVLASYGAFMTVNFYAIPKLWARGKRVKAVVVIILVLKAMGLIFTVAQSYLASWIYQQYGNGLASNLTFLSRGFSMAITFYIAYGVYVLIREALIYQYKLQQARQTLRSKVIREVIITLSIWGVLFIPVWGFLMATNPGLSVIYVVGLPFCFIIYFVNLYALIPYYKSEKKVSGLVYFGLLMLLVIGAGFLEIMFLMAFAWRFSYMGYLVYVWAIPAVLTIGLSWRVYQANEDTYRQLVSLQSKLGASNANLQFLRSQINPHFLFNALNTLYGTALTEQAEKTGEGIQKLGDMMRFMLHENNQDSIPLSRDIEYLHNYIDLQNLRIALSDNIKIKADITDEYSDFNIAPMLLIPFIENAYKHGISFKQASWITVSLQVAGNVLQLDVYNSLHPEKDNDPERQRSGIGLENVKQRLQLLYPNRHELVIRQNTNEFFIHLTLHLS
- a CDS encoding TlpA family protein disulfide reductase, giving the protein MKKLITLLLCLSTALNTYAQFRLSGNTGGVKTDSVYLNIPFIYGFYHDNDIAIAVDSKGNFSKTIYLPKQKFATLNIEGKHSSLLLTPGKSLDIRVNTADTTISNFKGTSAAENSLLAKLHLDDIPFFSKGGNNPYVKLTLPQLQQQVVQPWMAMRDENIKLIRSSALSQAYKNLIEQEVRAFALTQLNDFARGILETGRKQIFEFVLSVYQDAPLMASALPAGPRYYNFANSYIGYYETLAFQGLSDEQMKDPKTYIKYFNIRLDSGNRVAKEKGKLFVNWIVVHNQFDKRIAENWLAQAIDTKCLSKDIAEAKPLLSELKNYYPKSEYLLMLTVKVKQLETLLAKNADNKEIQIADGYNKMTSIYQAISKFKGKVVYLDIWGTWCGPCKQEIKYNPALKQYFKGKDVAFVYLDMDDDEKDGKWRDFIKVNGMTGLHLRKSRSDIQPFWDELMPKGDDTRYYPMYFIFDKTGKLVQPNAKRPSDKEELYKQIAQYL
- a CDS encoding response regulator transcription factor, whose translation is MIRAIAIDDEPLALEVIKSHAAKVPFLEVLAYFTDALKAIEYMASHPADLLFLDIKMPDISGIELFESLQQKPMVVFTTAYTEHAVQSYELNAVDYLLKPFPFTRFLKACHKANDLLQARQNHKPAPADSIFIKAGYEQVKITYSDILYLESGGNYMSFVLANGKSILSRLTITDALALLPPQQFIRVHRSYIVNKNKVDRAERHQLHLSGRVVPLGNSFNTELLTGKN